A genome region from Flavobacterium sp. CFS9 includes the following:
- the xseB gene encoding exodeoxyribonuclease VII small subunit — translation MMERTLTYEAAAKELALIAKEMEDETISVDELAAKVKRAAELIEFCQAKLKSTEAEVAKIINGMENPKD, via the coding sequence ATGATGGAAAGGACACTCACTTATGAGGCTGCAGCTAAAGAGCTGGCCCTAATCGCAAAAGAAATGGAAGACGAGACCATCTCTGTGGACGAGCTTGCGGCAAAAGTAAAAAGGGCAGCTGAACTCATTGAGTTCTGTCAGGCAAAACTTAAATCCACAGAGGCTGAAGTGGCCAAGATCATCAACGGAATGGAGAATCCAAAGGATTAA
- the xseA gene encoding exodeoxyribonuclease VII large subunit → MGSDQYIRLSQLSDQIQDTINSRFKGQTYWVVADITNHSFKADKKIHYFELVEKSETSSVITAKILGKSWGAGALRILDFEITTGQRFTNNLHVLVQLSVDYHPLYGLSVNLLDIDSNFMLGILEQQRNATLARLVRENDFIHKEGEGYSTLNSRLKLPVVIQRVAVISSSSSAGNEDFRHTMQHNDFGYVFQIDDYHTVVQGDNNAKLFLSKLIEVYNTGIPYDAIVITRGGGSQSDFLIFDNYNIGRAVAKFPIPVITGIGHQKNVSITDLMVHTHTKTPTKAAEFIIAHNRSFEQHILDLQRRIAIKSQQLFLRHYKELSELKSLVTHNARELISMQKEELILKKQHISQESRNLLAKEKQILLLTAQKTFQRPQSIIQQKNNDLQHLKANLKIFTNQYLRSRKLELEDYQKTIKLLSPQHVLSRGYAVIRKNNQIVNGAENIQEGEEIEILLKDAVLKSTVNEKIDYDGKDTHL, encoded by the coding sequence ATGGGATCAGACCAGTATATCAGACTCTCACAGCTGAGCGACCAGATCCAGGACACGATCAATTCCCGCTTTAAGGGACAGACGTACTGGGTAGTGGCTGATATCACTAATCATTCCTTCAAGGCAGACAAAAAGATCCATTACTTTGAACTGGTGGAAAAATCAGAGACAAGCAGTGTGATCACAGCCAAGATACTGGGTAAGAGTTGGGGAGCAGGTGCGCTGAGAATTCTTGATTTTGAAATCACAACCGGGCAACGCTTCACTAACAACCTGCATGTGCTGGTGCAGTTGAGTGTGGACTACCATCCGCTCTACGGACTTTCGGTAAACCTTCTGGATATCGACAGCAATTTTATGCTCGGTATCCTGGAACAACAGCGCAATGCCACGCTTGCCAGACTAGTAAGGGAGAATGATTTCATACATAAAGAGGGTGAGGGGTACTCCACGCTAAACAGCCGTCTTAAACTTCCTGTGGTAATCCAAAGGGTTGCAGTTATCTCTTCGAGCAGTTCTGCCGGAAATGAGGATTTCCGTCATACTATGCAACACAATGATTTTGGATATGTTTTCCAGATCGATGACTACCATACTGTTGTCCAGGGCGACAATAATGCCAAACTGTTCCTCAGCAAGCTCATTGAGGTCTACAATACGGGTATTCCTTATGATGCTATTGTCATTACAAGGGGAGGCGGGTCGCAGTCTGACTTCCTGATTTTTGACAATTACAATATCGGTAGGGCTGTCGCCAAATTCCCCATCCCAGTAATAACGGGAATCGGCCACCAGAAAAACGTGAGCATTACCGACCTAATGGTTCATACCCACACCAAAACCCCGACCAAGGCGGCGGAGTTCATCATAGCGCACAACCGCAGTTTTGAGCAGCATATACTTGATCTGCAAAGGAGAATAGCCATCAAATCGCAGCAGCTTTTTCTGAGGCATTACAAAGAACTCAGTGAGCTTAAAAGTCTGGTCACCCATAATGCAAGGGAATTGATTTCCATGCAGAAGGAAGAACTGATACTGAAGAAGCAGCATATTTCCCAGGAAAGCCGAAACCTGCTAGCAAAAGAAAAGCAGATTCTTCTGCTGACTGCCCAAAAAACGTTTCAGCGGCCGCAGAGCATCATCCAACAAAAAAACAACGATCTGCAGCATTTAAAAGCAAACCTGAAAATCTTCACCAATCAATATCTGCGCAGCCGCAAACTTGAATTGGAGGACTACCAGAAAACGATAAAACTACTGTCCCCACAGCATGTGCTGAGCAGAGGATATGCCGTGATACGGAAAAACAACCAAATTGTAAACGGAGCTGAGAACATACAAGAAGGAGAGGAAATAGAAATACTATTAAAAGATGCCGTACTGAAAAGTACGGTCAATGAAAAAATAGATTATGATGGAAAGGACACTCACTTATGA
- a CDS encoding single-stranded DNA-binding protein, with protein MEITGRIVKDATVFKVKENREVVKFSIAVNDSYKPKGSNEVKKIVTYIDCSYWLSSGLAQWLRKGTLVQLFGRIGMNVYQNREGKALGSLTFHTSDIKILVFVGSENAKPAPAPKQSADENPDDLPF; from the coding sequence ATGGAAATCACAGGAAGAATCGTAAAGGATGCCACAGTTTTCAAAGTAAAAGAAAACCGTGAAGTGGTAAAGTTCTCTATAGCAGTTAACGACAGTTATAAACCTAAAGGAAGCAACGAAGTCAAAAAAATCGTAACCTACATCGACTGCTCTTATTGGCTCAGTTCTGGACTGGCGCAGTGGCTTCGCAAAGGCACACTCGTTCAGCTCTTTGGGCGCATCGGGATGAATGTCTATCAGAACAGGGAGGGCAAAGCCCTTGGTAGCCTTACCTTTCATACCTCTGATATTAAGATACTGGTGTTTGTGGGGAGCGAAAATGCAAAGCCCGCTCCTGCTCCTAAACAGTCTGCGGATGAAAATCCCGATGACCTGCCTTTTTAA
- a CDS encoding PcfK-like family protein, whose protein sequence is MKASEQFKSAIENYLSTLAQSDAVFAPNLAKASKNIESCLHYIFAEVKKTGLCAFDNQEIYDMAVKYYTDDTIGTPAPITCKAVVDKPAETDLFSQPEIPTPPVQYAVPAPAPAKQNVKPVQTTLALFDL, encoded by the coding sequence ATGAAAGCTTCAGAACAATTCAAATCCGCTATCGAAAATTATCTCAGTACTTTGGCGCAAAGCGATGCTGTCTTTGCGCCAAACCTCGCCAAAGCATCTAAAAATATAGAAAGCTGTCTGCACTACATTTTCGCAGAGGTCAAAAAAACAGGTCTCTGCGCCTTTGACAATCAGGAAATCTACGACATGGCGGTAAAATACTACACCGATGATACTATCGGCACGCCTGCTCCTATTACCTGTAAAGCAGTCGTTGACAAGCCCGCAGAAACAGATCTGTTCTCACAGCCTGAAATCCCCACTCCTCCTGTGCAGTATGCCGTCCCTGCTCCTGCTCCCGCAAAACAAAATGTAAAACCCGTACAGACCACCTTAGCTCTTTTTGACCTATGA
- a CDS encoding PcfJ domain-containing protein, translated as MIPKTNLEKQLTALSISLPKIKPEVYTWAEKNIFLKWGVLSRSKFYCLECAHVWKPTDPNTCSEFTACTACKAKLKIQPHNQVYFKELEYFAVLQTYGGFQVVRIICSQKHMKKNCAPTYSHSEVMQHWINPKGEVRTLSMSVNVFAHACDAWKLYSSLEIRPKDFSHNAKYRINPYKVYPNIKVLPILKRNGFKTSVHSIAPQILFTALLKDSIAETLLKAKQFSLLQYYLGASRQNIRRNWQAVKTVIKNGYVISDITIWEDYIELLQYFKKDLDNPLYICPANLNQAHDLLVRRKRELLRKKKLQDLRLEIEKTQDRYTSDKKRFFGLLFKEKELRISVIENVQDFMQEGDDLNHCVFTNEYYDKKDSLILSAKICGKSVETIEVSLNRMEVLQCRGMKNEPSGHHSQILRLLNQNLYQIKERMKKKKKQL; from the coding sequence ATGATACCCAAAACCAATCTTGAGAAACAGCTTACTGCTTTAAGCATCTCTCTGCCGAAAATAAAACCCGAAGTTTACACTTGGGCAGAAAAAAACATTTTCTTGAAATGGGGCGTTTTATCACGCTCCAAATTCTATTGTTTGGAGTGCGCCCACGTTTGGAAACCCACAGATCCAAATACCTGCTCTGAATTTACAGCCTGCACCGCCTGTAAAGCAAAACTTAAAATACAACCTCATAATCAGGTGTATTTCAAAGAATTGGAATACTTCGCTGTATTACAGACCTATGGAGGATTTCAGGTGGTGCGCATCATCTGCTCGCAAAAACACATGAAAAAGAACTGCGCCCCCACCTACTCTCATAGTGAAGTCATGCAACATTGGATCAACCCCAAGGGAGAAGTGCGCACGCTCTCAATGAGTGTCAACGTATTTGCACATGCCTGCGATGCTTGGAAATTGTATTCCTCGCTCGAAATCCGTCCAAAGGATTTCAGCCATAATGCCAAATACCGCATCAATCCCTACAAAGTATATCCGAATATAAAAGTGCTCCCGATCCTGAAAAGAAACGGATTTAAAACTTCAGTGCATTCCATTGCTCCTCAAATTCTCTTTACCGCTCTTTTAAAGGATTCCATCGCTGAAACCCTCTTAAAAGCCAAACAGTTTTCACTTTTGCAGTATTATCTCGGCGCATCGCGCCAAAACATCAGACGCAACTGGCAGGCAGTTAAAACGGTTATCAAAAACGGCTATGTAATAAGTGACATTACTATTTGGGAAGACTATATCGAATTATTGCAGTATTTCAAAAAAGACTTGGACAATCCCCTGTACATCTGCCCTGCTAATCTTAACCAAGCGCACGACCTTTTGGTACGCAGAAAAAGAGAACTGCTAAGAAAGAAAAAGCTTCAAGATCTGCGCCTTGAAATCGAAAAGACGCAAGATCGATACACGAGCGATAAAAAACGCTTTTTCGGGCTTCTTTTCAAGGAAAAGGAACTCCGTATCTCCGTCATTGAAAACGTCCAGGATTTCATGCAGGAGGGCGACGATTTAAACCATTGCGTATTTACCAACGAATATTATGATAAAAAAGACTCCCTTATTCTTTCCGCTAAGATCTGTGGGAAGTCTGTCGAGACCATTGAAGTATCACTAAACCGAATGGAGGTGCTCCAGTGCAGAGGTATGAAGAACGAACCCTCCGGACATCATTCCCAAATCCTGCGTTTATTGAATCAAAACCTTTATCAAATCAAGGAGCGCATGAAAAAGAAAAAAAAGCAATTATAA
- a CDS encoding DUF6443 domain-containing protein — MKKYIPLLILVFLIGFGAKAQTFSDDNYIYTVTPKKPVQTAGLNALTKDEKNQSITYFDGLGRPVQTIAIGQGEGGKDIITPVEYDVFGRQVKEYLPYASQNGGDNYTRIDPAVAINALTGFYGTQTYDNTANPFSQKKLEASPLNRVLRQAAPGDAWAMDSGHEIKMDYQTNTADEVRLFTATATWDAGLGLFSTAFSDEGNYAANQLYKTITYDENTTANPSESSGSTVEFKNKEGQVILKRTYNSGDKHDTYYVYDRYGNLSYVLPPKVTGVVSNDVLNGLCYQYKYDHRNRLVEKKLPGKQWEYIVYDKLDRPVATGPAFSPFKDETAEGWLITKYDGFGRPVYTGWSGVPPGSANRKSLQDEQNTATVLYESRGYIGTIGDNITIYYSNNNAPVNFKLLTVTYYDDYDYPNAPVRPASVEDQAVLDNTKGLVTGSWTRALTTSSETLGETTTTFYDTKARAISTRIQNHLSGYTTTDSKLDFTGKSLYTITKHKRTSGDTELTVREEFTYSPQDRLVTHTHQINGGTVEVLANNSYDDLGQLIVKNVGNNASNPLQKVHYSYNIRGWLTGINNVEELQQDTDPKDLFAFKINYDKQPGNSQVQALYNGNISETTWKTNTDVTKRSYGYQYDNLNRLTSAIYSKPNDAIPASGAYNESLSYDKNGNITSLQRYGASDAPSIVFQIDDLTYGYLDQNSNQLTKVTDSPAGNDNEGFKDGNKTGDDFTYDANGNMITDKNKSITEIQYNQLNLPKKITFGTTQTIEYIYNAMGQKLEKRVDEYGFFTTTNYLTGFQYVYYDNGGPAPEDPGDTDPPIDGEDPAPNDPPAEANRSSLAGGQQPGGSQNVASRPILQFFPIAEGYYDDIYKKYVYQYKDHLGNVRLSYAKNPATQVLEIIEENNYYPFGLKHKAYNDYVASNNKYKYNGKELQDELGLNMYDYGARNYDPALGRWMNIDPLAEKFISESPYAYVNNDPLGYADFDGKDYLIDIVRDKKGNITGINISGTIYIQGQGASKKRAGELNSFAKKNLESKTVDGITIGVSMTYAYDESKNEKNLESGENILSFDSAPEDSDNISHVNAGEQRNKKGNLMFLTGKTGTVFDGGKDNNTVFHETLHLLGLSDRYQDDRNKKFIPEELRGTTPHKGYEKNVMGDATYVNLNKAQYRAWMQHALTRAKPSTNRVIGTLQADKSLKTGL, encoded by the coding sequence ATGAAAAAATATATACCGCTGTTAATTTTAGTATTCCTTATCGGTTTTGGCGCAAAAGCCCAGACTTTTAGTGATGATAACTATATTTATACAGTAACGCCAAAGAAACCGGTTCAGACTGCAGGTCTAAATGCGCTGACCAAAGACGAGAAAAATCAAAGCATAACCTATTTTGACGGACTCGGACGTCCGGTACAAACCATTGCTATTGGTCAGGGAGAAGGTGGAAAAGATATCATTACTCCTGTGGAGTATGATGTTTTTGGAAGACAAGTCAAAGAATATTTGCCTTATGCTTCCCAGAACGGAGGGGATAATTATACCCGAATAGATCCTGCTGTTGCTATCAATGCGTTAACAGGTTTTTACGGTACCCAGACGTATGATAATACAGCTAATCCATTTTCTCAGAAAAAACTGGAAGCCTCTCCTCTGAACAGAGTATTAAGACAAGCAGCTCCAGGGGATGCTTGGGCTATGGATAGCGGACACGAAATCAAAATGGATTATCAGACCAACACTGCTGATGAAGTAAGATTATTTACAGCCACTGCAACCTGGGATGCGGGATTGGGACTGTTTAGCACTGCTTTTTCAGATGAGGGCAATTATGCAGCCAATCAATTGTATAAAACCATAACCTATGATGAAAATACAACAGCAAATCCAAGTGAATCATCAGGCTCCACAGTAGAATTTAAAAACAAAGAAGGGCAGGTCATCCTTAAAAGAACTTACAATTCAGGTGATAAACATGACACTTACTATGTTTATGACAGGTATGGCAATCTGAGCTATGTACTGCCGCCAAAAGTAACAGGTGTTGTTAGCAATGATGTTTTAAACGGCTTGTGTTATCAGTACAAATACGATCATCGCAATCGTCTGGTGGAAAAAAAACTACCCGGAAAACAATGGGAGTATATTGTCTATGACAAACTCGATCGTCCCGTCGCGACGGGGCCGGCTTTTTCGCCTTTTAAAGATGAAACCGCTGAAGGCTGGCTCATTACCAAATACGATGGTTTTGGCAGACCTGTTTATACAGGTTGGAGCGGTGTACCTCCGGGATCCGCCAATAGAAAATCGTTGCAGGATGAACAGAATACGGCTACTGTTCTGTATGAAAGCAGAGGCTATATAGGAACTATAGGCGACAATATAACGATATACTATAGCAATAATAATGCTCCGGTAAATTTTAAACTTTTAACGGTTACTTATTACGATGACTATGATTATCCTAATGCTCCGGTTAGACCTGCTTCTGTCGAAGATCAGGCTGTTTTAGATAATACCAAAGGTTTAGTGACCGGAAGCTGGACAAGAGCCCTGACTACCTCCTCAGAAACATTAGGAGAAACCACTACCACCTTTTACGATACCAAAGCCCGAGCTATAAGCACCCGAATTCAGAATCATCTGAGCGGTTACACTACTACCGATAGTAAACTTGATTTTACAGGAAAGTCGCTTTATACCATTACCAAGCACAAACGCACGTCTGGAGATACGGAGCTGACAGTAAGGGAAGAATTTACCTATTCACCTCAGGACCGCTTAGTGACCCATACCCATCAGATCAATGGCGGAACCGTTGAAGTTTTAGCAAACAATAGTTATGATGATCTGGGGCAATTGATCGTTAAAAATGTAGGGAACAATGCATCAAATCCTTTACAGAAAGTACATTACAGTTACAATATTAGAGGCTGGCTTACCGGAATCAACAATGTCGAAGAGCTACAGCAGGACACAGATCCTAAAGATCTGTTCGCTTTTAAAATAAATTATGACAAACAGCCGGGCAACTCACAGGTTCAAGCCTTGTATAACGGAAATATTTCAGAAACTACCTGGAAGACCAATACCGATGTGACCAAGCGCTCCTATGGGTATCAGTACGACAATCTGAACCGTTTGACCAGTGCCATTTATAGCAAACCCAATGATGCGATTCCGGCATCGGGCGCCTATAATGAAAGTTTGAGTTACGACAAAAACGGAAACATTACCTCCCTGCAGCGTTATGGGGCTAGTGATGCACCTTCGATAGTTTTCCAAATTGATGATTTGACTTATGGTTATTTGGATCAAAACTCGAATCAGTTAACGAAAGTAACCGACAGTCCAGCCGGAAATGACAACGAAGGTTTTAAGGACGGAAACAAAACCGGTGATGATTTTACTTATGATGCCAATGGCAATATGATTACCGATAAAAACAAAAGCATCACTGAGATTCAATACAATCAACTCAATTTACCTAAGAAAATTACATTTGGAACAACTCAGACAATTGAGTATATTTACAACGCGATGGGTCAAAAGTTAGAAAAAAGAGTAGATGAATATGGCTTTTTTACTACGACAAATTATCTTACTGGTTTTCAGTATGTTTATTATGATAATGGCGGTCCGGCACCTGAAGATCCGGGAGACACTGATCCTCCTATTGATGGTGAGGATCCCGCTCCAAATGATCCACCGGCAGAAGCAAATCGTTCAAGTCTGGCAGGAGGACAGCAGCCAGGAGGAAGTCAGAATGTTGCATCGCGGCCAATCTTACAATTTTTCCCTATAGCAGAAGGGTATTATGATGACATATATAAAAAGTATGTCTACCAGTATAAAGATCATTTGGGGAATGTACGATTGAGTTATGCTAAAAATCCAGCGACCCAAGTTCTTGAAATTATTGAAGAGAATAATTATTATCCTTTTGGGTTAAAACATAAGGCGTATAATGATTATGTAGCTAGTAATAATAAGTATAAGTACAACGGAAAAGAATTGCAAGACGAGCTGGGACTTAACATGTACGACTATGGAGCGAGAAATTATGACCCTGCTCTTGGTCGCTGGATGAATATTGACCCATTGGCTGAAAAGTTCATTAGTGAATCGCCATATGCGTATGTTAATAACGACCCACTTGGATATGCTGATTTTGATGGGAAGGACTATCTCATAGATATAGTTAGAGATAAAAAAGGAAATATCACAGGAATAAATATTAGCGGTACTATTTATATTCAAGGACAGGGAGCAAGTAAAAAAAGAGCTGGAGAATTAAATTCATTTGCTAAGAAAAATTTAGAATCTAAAACTGTTGACGGTATAACTATTGGTGTTAGTATGACCTATGCATACGATGAAAGTAAAAATGAAAAGAATTTAGAAAGTGGTGAAAATATATTAAGTTTTGATTCTGCTCCAGAAGATAGCGATAATATTTCTCATGTAAATGCTGGAGAGCAAAGAAATAAAAAGGGTAATCTTATGTTTTTAACTGGTAAAACGGGGACGGTATTCGATGGTGGTAAAGATAATAATACCGTATTTCATGAAACATTACATCTTCTAGGCTTAAGTGATAGATATCAAGATGATAGAAACAAAAAATTCATACCAGAAGAATTAAGAGGAACAACACCTCATAAAGGATATGAGAAAAATGTTATGGGAGATGCGACATATGTTAACCTGAATAAAGCACAATATAGAGCATGGATGCAACATGCACTTACAAGAGCTAAGCCTAGTACCAATAGAGTTATAGGAACTTTACAAGCAGATAAATCATTAAAAACAGGATTATGA